The Panthera leo isolate Ple1 chromosome A3, P.leo_Ple1_pat1.1, whole genome shotgun sequence genome contains the following window.
GCAGGATGCATTcttgactggggggggggggggggggggggggctccgtaAAGATGACAGAAGCAATTATAAAGGACAGCACTTACCCGCAAAGGACAGCTCCATGCTCGCAGCACTCTTGGGTCCATTCTGTCTTTGGGGCCTCACCACTAATTACAAGTCCGTTCTCAGCCttcgtgtttttgtattctgACCTCAAACTTTGGCCAGTCGCTGTAACATGGCTCAGGATACTACATCTAGCTGTCCTGCATCACCTACCTTCCAAGCAGCAGCCTGGTGTCCAGATGCTGAGTTGGACCCACCTAGAAACGCTTCAGGGTGACAATCCTAGCCGAAGAGAAAGCCACGGGCAGAAACTTGGAACCACGACTCCTCCTGGGCAACATGGAGGAGCTTGGGCTTTGGGCCAACCTTCTGGCATGGCCCAGTGAGCACCTCCGGACTTATGCCTCCTCTGGGAAATCCATTTACCCCAGCTTTGCCCTCCACACCCCCCTAACCCAGCTTCACCTCCCAAACCTGCAAAGACACAAGCAGGCCAAAGAATGCCACTCAAGAggctttctccattttatttctttgggaaaagaaaacGAAGTCTTTCCATCACATATGGtagagatatatatttatatatatttatatataatttcttttgtggTTGGAAGTCCCAAAGCTgagtctgttctttttttttttttttttttttctatttttttcctactaatgccttctcttccccctgcccctctggcctAGGCCCAGGTTCTGGGGCAGGTGTAGTGAGGGGTGAGTGGAATGGGCAGTGATTACCAGGATGGCTCCCCCAACCAGTTCAGAGATCTGGTGAGGGTCACCGGGAAGGGGCTGTGCAGAGGGACAGAGGCCACACAGAGGGGCACTCTTGTTTTTGTGGGGGACGCACAGCTCATTAAACAGTCACCAGTCATGGGAGGAGGCTGGTCAGGGGTTGGGGAACTTGCTCACAGTAGTTGCCAGCTctctccaccctgccctccaAACCCAgtcttgggggtgggaggaagagagtgaaaagagagaaatacaagGGTTGAGGGCCAAGCCTCCTCTAATTTTTATTGCTGGTGAATTAGAAATTTGCCTTTCCCTTCCTGTCTTGCGGAGATAGACTCTGAGAGGATACCGAGAGGGAAGTGACATTGCTGTCCCAGCCCCCACTGATGGCCATGCAGGCCTACCCTGGGCAAACCCAGGGTCCTGGGAACTCAGGGGTCAGTATTCCTCTCAGGTCAGCTTTGTCCTTCAAGGGCAATCACAACCATCCCCCTCGCCCCCCAAAACAAAGGCCTCTGGCTCAGGCTTGGGCCCATTGGAGCTTGGAAGTGGGCAGTGCACCAAAGATCAAGCAGAATTTTCTACTGGAAGAAAAGGTGAGGTTTGGGGGAAGAGGCGGCCTAGGACAATGATGTTCTGAGCGTGAAagcagagggaggctgggggaatCGAGTGGGAAAAGACACAGGAAGACATCACAGACACTCATATGACCTCAGAAACTGGGTGAGGGGAGTGCCTGAGAGGCAGGTAGCACTTACTAGCTGTAGTTAGAGCCGGACAGTGGCCCTGGGTGTGGGGTGAGCCAAGCAGATGGGGCTATCACCCTGTGGGATCCTGGCCAGAAGGGTGGGGTAGAGCTAAAAAGCCTCCAGGCGAACCTTCCCAAGTACAGGAGGGCAGATCTTCCCCGGGCACTGAacctccaccccagcctcccctccggCCTGATACGCACATACAGACATACACTCAGGACCAGGCCAGGCTCTGAGGCCTAAGCCCAAGAGAccttggcgggggaggggctgggcaagTAGCCCTCTCAACCACAGACAGGCCATCTGCTCCCACTTGTCCTGCCAATCTGCCCAGGGAGGGGTAAtagagcaggaaggagagaggccaGGAGCCCAAGGTCTGTCAGCTTCAGCAGATCCCATGCAGGCCCTCTCAGGCTACATGGCCTAGGAGGTGACCACAGAGAGCATCACTGGACACCGGGGTGGCCAACAGTAGGAGCCCAGACCTACCAAGGGACGGGGGCACCTCATGGCACTTCAGGCCTGCTATCTCCATCTCTAACAAAGCAGCACTAATAAGGGGAGCATGGGCTCCCCTGCTGCCTGGGCCCCTCAACCCCCACTCATTCTGCCTCCCTCTATCCCTTCCTTGGGAGGAGGGTCCGAGTGGGTTGCCCAGCCATAGGGCCCGGAGGGCccccagtggggggaggggaggggtctggTCACAGCTGCTTTGAGAACCTCTTTGGTCTGGGGACATGGGGGacatggggaagagagaaggtggggaggagaCACTGTGGACTCTGGCCTTTGACAGGGCATTTGTCAAAAGGCCACATGCCCatgttggtggtggggggggggggggtcagattTCTGTGGACTCAATGCGCTCGAGGCGGGAGGGCGTCCAGGCTTTCTTCTCCTCGCCGTGTTGCGGGGTGGGTGTGCTGGCACCCCCCGCAGCCCCGCGCTCCCGCAGCCGCCGCTCCAGCTGCTGGTTGCGCTGGTACATCTCCACGTAACTCAGCTGCAGCTGCTTCTGGTACTCGAtgaccttctccttctcctccagccACACGCGGCGCTCCTCCGCGAAGCTGGCTCCCTGGCGCTCCCGGGCTCGCCGCTCGGCCGCCAGCTCGGCCTgcagcctccccacctcccgccGCAGGGCCCGCGTCCCGCTCTCCCCGCCAGCATCCGCCTCCCCGTCCAAGGAAACCAACGAGGCGGCGGCGGCCACCCCGGCCTGCCGGCGCATCTTGGCCTCGTCGCTCTCGCACGTGGCCAGGGCATCCTGGGGCTCCGCCGGGTCCACGGGGGTCAGCGCAGGTTTGAGGCAGGCCCCGGGCAGCTCGGCCTCACCCAGCTCCAGGCTGGCCTGTTTGCTGCCGAAGGAGTCCCTCAGGCTGAGCAGCTGCTCCTCCTTCTCCCGCAGCGAGGCCCGGCCCTCCCGCAGCTGCGAGCGCAGCCCCACGATCTCGCTCAGCTTCTGGGACACGTCGGCCTGCGAGTCCTTCAGCTGCTGCTTCAGGAGGGAGATCTCCCCTGCCTTCTGGCACACCTGCGCAGGGGCAGAGGCGAGGAGGGCCAGGGTCAAGGCAGAGCCCTGTTGGCTGGCACCACAGCCACCACATCCAGCCCCAGAGGCACACAGCATGCCCAGACACAGCGTCAGCTCATGGGACATTCAGGAAGGACACACCAGGCCCTCCTCGGACTCAGGACACACCTGGCTCAGCTCACACAGCCCTGGGCCCGCTCTGGTGCCCACAGACATTCCTAATCgtttttgtctccctccccttcACTCCCCTGTGACAGTGGGCCACAGCTCTGGGTTTCtctggagggacagaaggaaggagactCAGAGGGGGAAAGCCCAAGCCCCCTGCCCGCACCTCCCACTTAGTTTCCTCCATCCGGGGCAGGAAGTCAGCCTGCTCCTTCTGGCAGGCGGCCACCTTGTCCTCAAGCTCTTCCCGCTGCCGCATCAGCCGGGCTGCCTCCTCCTGCAGCTGCTTCTTGTCCTGCTGCAGTCGCAGCACCTGCAGCTGTAGGCCCTGCTGGGCGCGCTGGGCGCGGCGGGCCACCTGCTGCAGCTTCCCACTGCAGCCCTGCCGCAGCTCAGCCAGCTCGCGCTCCCACGCCTTCTGCCGCTCCTCCAGCACCTGGGCCACCGCGGCCTCGCTCTGTTCCAGGCTCCGCCGCAGGGCTGCcacctcctgctccttctcccacAGCCGCTCCTCTAGCTCCTGGATCAGAGCACTGGGCGAGGGTGGTGAGCAGGCCGCGAAGGGCAGgcctccacctccaccctccccagACCCCAGGTGGCCTGGCCGACCCATGGAGGAGGACGACCCACTCTTGCTGGAGGCCCGCCCACTGTCGGAGGTTCCCAGGTCCTGGTAGCCCGAGCCACCaccgctgctgccgccgctgccACCACCGTAGCTGGCAGTGCCGATGCGGTTGATGTGGCTGGTGGAGGCACTGAGGGGCGCCAGGTGCTGGCTATAGCTGGAGCTGTAGGTGGGCAGGCTTGTGAGTGAGTTCCGGCCGGAGTCTGAgaggccgcccccacccccgcccgctgGGGTCATGGTCCGAGACTTGTCTAGTCCGCCCTTGAGACCACCAGGACCCTGTCGCCCCTCAGGAGTACCATTGGTTTGCGGGGGGCACAAGTTCTGCATGGAGTGGAAGTTCTTGGGTACAACGGGCTTGAAGGCTGAAGGCCGAACTAGCGGCTCTGAGCACTGAGTAAAAGCAAGCAAGGGGGAGTGGGCATCAGAATGGGGCCTTAGCCCTGGCTCCAGCCTCTTCCCTCTGAGACACGTTCAGCCCCGCCCCCAATTAATCTCCATCCTCGGAGTCCCTTGAAGCTGGGTCTCCACCTCACGCTACCTGAAAACCAAGTCTCTGCCCTGGGACCACCAGCTAGACTTGGCCCTCAAGACCCCTCCCCATGGCTTCTTAGCCCAACCTCTGGCCCCCGCAACCCCACCTCCAGGGCCCACTTGATCCTCCTCTCTGGACAGCCTCCCATCTCCCAGAAAAGGGCCCTGGGGACTGACCTGGTCTAGCTTGCCAGAGGTGGCCAGGAGCTTAGGTGGATGGCTGGGCTCACGATACTGTGGTGGGGCCTTGTCACTGCCACCGCTGCTGCTACTGCCACCACTGCTGCCCACCACATTGCCGCAGACATCAGTGTGGTCACTGCCCCGCAGCTCACCGTTGAGGTAGAGGGAGTTGGCGAGAGCCTTGTCTTCTGAGGGGTAGCGGCCTGGCCTCTCCCTGCTCGCCCCACCACCACTGCTGCGGGGGCCGGGGAAACTGCCctggctgcccccaccccctgtgcGGGTGCCCACACTCTTCATGGCAAACTCCTGGGCATGGGCCACCCCACTGCCCACACTGCCCATGGCCAGGCGAGGGTCTGGGGGTCCGAGCTCAGAGGGCCGAGGGGCAAAGGCCAGGAGAGGATCCCGCCCTGGGTCAGCACGCACAGGCAGTGTCTCCAGCTTCGCCATGACTAAGCCAAGGGGGCACTGTGGGCACAGGTGGGAAGGCAAAGATAGGTcagtcccacccccactcccaccaccccAGCCAAATCAGCCCCAGCACCACCTGCGCCCCACCCTCTGGTGTCCCCTTCCCTCTAATGGGCACAAGGGTTCCCAGACATCCAGGGTGAAGGAGTGGGGCCGGGGTAAGAGGACAGCTTGGTAACGGGGTGCCTGTTGCCCACCTGATGAAGCCCAGGCCCCAGGGCACCATGCACATACCCTCCCAGCTTTGCATTCCACTCCTCAGCTCCTGCCTCAACCCCACCTCCTCCATGAGCCCTAGTTCTTCACTGCAGCCCTCAGAATTTAGGTGTTCTTGACCTTGGGTCTGGGCACTTACGACCCAACCGCATGGGCTGGGGAAAGGAGGCTAGAAGGGGACAATAATACCCAAATGCAACAGGGACCCTCAGAaa
Protein-coding sequences here:
- the LZTS3 gene encoding leucine zipper putative tumor suppressor 3 isoform X1 — encoded protein: MAKLETLPVRADPGRDPLLAFAPRPSELGPPDPRLAMGSVGSGVAHAQEFAMKSVGTRTGGGGSQGSFPGPRSSGGGASRERPGRYPSEDKALANSLYLNGELRGSDHTDVCGNVVGSSGGSSSSGGSDKAPPQYREPSHPPKLLATSGKLDQCSEPLVRPSAFKPVVPKNFHSMQNLCPPQTNGTPEGRQGPGGLKGGLDKSRTMTPAGGGGGGLSDSGRNSLTSLPTYSSSYSQHLAPLSASTSHINRIGTASYGGGSGGSSGGGSGYQDLGTSDSGRASSKSGSSSSMGRPGHLGSGEGGGGGLPFAACSPPSPSALIQELEERLWEKEQEVAALRRSLEQSEAAVAQVLEERQKAWERELAELRQGCSGKLQQVARRAQRAQQGLQLQVLRLQQDKKQLQEEAARLMRQREELEDKVAACQKEQADFLPRMEETKWEVCQKAGEISLLKQQLKDSQADVSQKLSEIVGLRSQLREGRASLREKEEQLLSLRDSFGSKQASLELGEAELPGACLKPALTPVDPAEPQDALATCESDEAKMRRQAGVAAAASLVSLDGEADAGGESGTRALRREVGRLQAELAAERRARERQGASFAEERRVWLEEKEKVIEYQKQLQLSYVEMYQRNQQLERRLRERGAAGGASTPTPQHGEEKKAWTPSRLERIESTEI
- the LZTS3 gene encoding leucine zipper putative tumor suppressor 3 isoform X2, which codes for MAKLETLPVRADPGRDPLLAFAPRPSELGPPDPRLAMGSVGSGVAHAQEFAMKSVGTRTGGGGSQGSFPGPRSSGGGASRERPGRYPSEDKALANSLYLNGELRGSDHTDVCGNVVGSSGGSSSSGGSDKAPPQYREPSHPPKLLATSGKLDQCSEPLVRPSAFKPVVPKNFHSMQNLCPPQTNGTPEGRQGPGGLKGGLDKSRTMTPAGGGGGGLSDSGRNSLTSLPTYSSSYSQHLAPLSASTSHINRIGTASYGGGSGGSSGGGSGYQDLGTSDSGRASSKSGSSSSMGRPGHLGSGEGGGGGLPFAACSPPSPSALIQELEERLWEKEQEVAALRRSLEQSEAAVAQVLEERQKAWERELAELRQGCSGKLQQVARRAQRAQQGLQLQVLRLQQDKKQLQEEAARLMRQREELEDKVCQKAGEISLLKQQLKDSQADVSQKLSEIVGLRSQLREGRASLREKEEQLLSLRDSFGSKQASLELGEAELPGACLKPALTPVDPAEPQDALATCESDEAKMRRQAGVAAAASLVSLDGEADAGGESGTRALRREVGRLQAELAAERRARERQGASFAEERRVWLEEKEKVIEYQKQLQLSYVEMYQRNQQLERRLRERGAAGGASTPTPQHGEEKKAWTPSRLERIESTEI